Below is a window of Rhodobium gokarnense DNA.
CAAGGACGCGGGCAAGTCGCTCTGGGGCGGTGACGACGAGGCGGAGGCCGCCGAGGCGATCGAGAAGGAAGTCAAGGATCTCGGCCTTGGGGGCGACGTCCAGATCAAGGTCGACGGCGACACGGTGAAGATCGCCGGCATGGCGCCGAGCCAGGAGATCAAGGAAAAGATCATCCTCGCCGCCGGCAACGTCGCCGGCATCGGCAAGGTGGAAGAGGAGATCGGCACCGACGAGGCGGCCGACCCGGCCGTGTTCCATACCGTGGCCAAGGGCGACACGCTCTGGGCGATCGCCGAAAAGCACTATGGCAACGGCTCGAAATACACCGCGATCTTCGAGGCCAACCGGCCGATGCTGAGCGATCCGGACAAGATCTATCCCGGCCAGGTGCTGCGCATCCCGGCGCTCTGACGTCGAGGCACGGGTACGAAGACGGAAGGCGGCCCCGCGGATCGGGC
It encodes the following:
- the lysM gene encoding peptidoglycan-binding protein LysM: MGFFDFVKDAGKSLWGGDDEAEAAEAIEKEVKDLGLGGDVQIKVDGDTVKIAGMAPSQEIKEKIILAAGNVAGIGKVEEEIGTDEAADPAVFHTVAKGDTLWAIAEKHYGNGSKYTAIFEANRPMLSDPDKIYPGQVLRIPAL